Proteins from a single region of Ailuropoda melanoleuca isolate Jingjing chromosome 15, ASM200744v2, whole genome shotgun sequence:
- the JOSD1 gene encoding josephin-1, whose translation MSCVPWKGDKAKSESLELPQAAPPQIYHEKQRRELCALHALNNVFQDSNAFTRETLQEIFQRLSPNTMVTPHKKSMLGNGNYDVNVIMAALQTKGYEAVWWDKRRDVSAIALTNVMGFIMNLPSSLCWGPLKLPLKRQHWICVREVGGAYYNLDSKLKMPEWIGGESELRKFLKHHLRGKNCELLLVVPEEVEARQSWRADV comes from the exons ATGAGTTGCGTGCCATGGAAAGGAGACAAGGCCAAATCTGAATCTTTGGAGCTGCCCCAGGCAGCACCCCCACAAATCTACCATGAGAAACAGCGCAGGGAGCTTTGTGCCCTGCATGCCCTCAATAACGTCTTCCAGGACAGCAATGCCTTCACCCGGGAAACGCTGCAAGAGATTTTCCAGAG GTTGTCTCCAAACACCATGGTGACCCCCCACAAGAAGAGCATGCTGGGAAATGGGAACTATGATGTGAACGTCATTATGGCAGCACTTCAAACCAAAGGCTATGAAGCTGTCTGGTGGGACAAGCGCAG GGATGTCAGTGCCATTGCTCTCACGAATGTCATGGGCTTCATCATGAATCTGCCCTCCAGCCTGTGCTGGGGTCCGCTGAAGTTGCCTCTCAAAAGGCAGCACTGGATCTGTGTTCGAGAGGTGGGAGGTGCCTACTACAACCTCGACTCCAAACTGAAGATGCCCGAGTGGATTGGAGGCGAGAGCGAGCTCAG GAAATTTCTCAAACATCACTTGCGAGGAAAGAACTGTGAACTTCTGCTGGTGGTGCCAGAAGAGGTGGAGGCCCGTCAGAGTTGGAGGGCTGATGTGTAA